The sequence below is a genomic window from Brooklawnia cerclae.
GGACGGTACGAACATCGGGGACGCCATCACGGCCAGCCTCAGCGCGATAGCGCAGGCCCCGGGGGACGAGGGGGACGATCCCGCGCCCGCGATCATCGTCCTGCTCTCGGACGGGCAGAACACGGGAGGCTCCACGGATCCGCTCACGGCGGCCGACCAGGCCAAACAGCAGGACGTCCCCATCTACACGATCGCTTTCGGCACGCTGAACGGCTACGTCGACGTCGACGGGCAGCGGTACAACGTGGCCCCCGACACCGAACTTCTGGGGCAGATCGCCACCGCCACCGGTGGGCAGGCACTGGACGCGAAGTCCGCCAGTCAGCTGAACGACGTCTACACGCACATGCAGAGCGAGGTCGGGTACGAGGACGTGAAGAAGGAAGTCACCGCCCAGTGGGCGCTGTATGCCCTGGCATTCGCGATCGTCGCCGCCTTCGGCGCGGTGTCGATGGCTGCGAGGTGGCCGTGATGGTGCCCCTGATCAGCTTCATGCACCCCGGCCGGTTGTGGTTGGCGTTGATCGCGGTCGCGATCGGTCTGCTGTACGTCGTGTTGTCTCAGCGGCTGCGTGCCGGTGGGACGAAGGGCCGGACGCGGCTCGACCTCGTCCTGCCACGCGATCCGGCGCTCAAGCGGCATCTGTCCGTGGCCGCCGCTCTGCTGTCGGTGCTGTCCCTGGTGGTCGCGTACGCCCAGCCGCAGGACATGACGCAGGTGCCGCGCGAACGGGCGACCGTGGTGATCACGATCGACGTCTCGCGGTCGATGCGTGCCCAGGACGTGTCGCCGAGCCGTATCGAGGCCGCCCAGGAGGCGGCCAAGGAGTTCGTGGACATGCTGCCGACCACGTTCAACGTGGCGTTGGTCGCGTTCTCGGGGACGGCGTCGATGGTCTCGCCGCCCACCCTCGACCGTGAGGCGGTCAAACGGGCCATCGACTCGCTGGAACTCGCTCCGGCGACGGCGGTGGGCGAGGGCATCTACACGTCGTTGGACGCGCTCGCGCTCGCACCGGCTGACCCCGACAACCCTGACGAGCCCGCCCCGGGTGCCATCGTCCTGCTCTCGGACGGGTACACCAACATCGGGCGCGATTCGGCGCTGGCCGCCCAGGCGGCGAAGGACCAGAACGTGCCCGTGTACACGATTGCCTACGGCACGGCGGGCGGTTATGTGTACGAGCAGGGGGTGCGCGTCCCCGTGCCTGTGAACCATGCCGAGTTGGCGCGGGTGGCGCAGATCTCCGGGGGGAAGAAGTACTCCGCGGAGTCGTTGAGCGATCTGAAGAACATCTATCAGACGCTCGCGCGGTCGATCGGCTACGAGCAGGTCGAGACGGAGGTCACCGCGCGGTACGCGCTGCTGGCGCTCGTGTTCGGGTTGCTCGCCTCCATGGGCGTCATCTCCCTGGCGGCGCGCTGGCCGTGAGGGTCGAGAGGCACCGAGGAACTCAACTGGTGGAATATATGCCGACCGCGACTGTTGTGCCGCCCCCCGGCTCGTTTCCGTGGATCCTGATCCAGTCGTCATCCGCTATCACGAACAGTTCAATAGGCAGGCCGTCTGCTCGCGTGTGAGCCCAGTCGAGCGCTTCCATGACACTCGTGGTCCCGGTTATGAGCCATTCATCACGCATCTCCGATTCGCTCGGCTTCACGGAAGGGATCCAGATCCTGACGATGTAATCGGCTTGCCTGCCCTTGAATTGAACTTCGCCCACAAAAGGCTCAACTCTCATTTGGCTCACTTTCCCTTGTGCCGCACAGGTAAGAGTTCGGCAACTCGGCTGTGTCGGATCAACTCTTCACTGAGGCACCCAATTCGCTGATAATGCCTCCCAGAAGCCGATGACCTTGTATACGGTGGGTTGCTCGCTCAGTCGGCAACCACTTGTCCTGACCCCGGAAGGAGCACGATGCTCGTTTCGACAGGCTCAACGAGCGCAGTCGGTCCCTGAGCCTGTCGAAGGGGCGTCGTGGTGAAGCGGCCGCAAGGCGTCAACGATCCGCCGCCGCGTTCTGGCGTGCGGCCAACCGGTGCGTGATGGACGCGGTCGCCGGATACAGCTCCCGGTACAGGGCGTAGAGCTCGGCGTAACCCTCGGCGTTCTGTGGCCTTGGGGTCAGTGTCCTGGCGGGCGGGTTCCATTCGGACGCAGGGATGGGTGCCTTCAGACAGGCCGCGAGCCAGGCGCTGCCGTAGCTGGCGCCGATGGTCTCGCGTGGGATGACCTGGGGACGCCCGCTGATGTCGCTGACGATCTGCGTCCACACGTCACCCTTCGTCCCGCCGCCCACGGCTACGATCCGGTCGATCCGCCCGCCCGCGGCCTCGATGGCTTCGATGTTGTGGCGCACCGCCAGCCCGGTGGCCTCCAGGGCAGCCCGGTAGAGATCGCCGCGCGTGTGGTCGATCGTCAGGCCGGCGACGACCCCCCGGGCGGCCGGGTCCATCAGCGGGGTGCGTTCGCCGGCGAAGTAGGGCAGCATCAACAGACCGTGCGCGCCCGGCCCGGCGGCGTCCGCCTCGGCCACGAGCTCGGTGAAGTCGGGGGAGCCGAACAGGTCGCGGAGCCAGTTCGTGATCGCACCGGACGTGGCCATGCCCCCGGCGACGTTGCGGGTGTCGGGCAGCGCGCCGATCGTCCCCCACAACGAGGGGCTGCGGACGGGCTCGGTCACGGTGTTGACGAAGAACATCGTCGTCCCGTACATGAGCATCAGATCGCCCGGGTTGTGTGCGTCGACGGACAATGCCTCGGCCCAGGCATCGATCGTGCCGGTGGTGACCGGGATGCCCTCGGGCAGGCCGGTTGCTTCGGCGGCGGCGGCCGACACGGTCCCGGCGGCATCACCCGCCCATGCGAGCCGGGGCAGCTCGATGCCGGGGGCGATCTGCTCGGCCCACGGTGTGTACCAGGCCCGAGCCTCGATGTCGTACATCGGGGTGCACTGCGAGGCCGACTGGTGGTCGAGCACGTAGGCACCGGTGAGGTTCCACACGAGCCAGCTGGCAGGCATGAACAGGCGCCGGGCGCGGGCGCGTACGTCGGGCTCGTGCCGGGCCACCCAGGCGATCTTGGGGCCGGCGGCCTGGGTGGTGAGTACCGAGCCACAACGGGCGATGATGGCGTCGTCCCCGCCCAGGCGCGTCGTCCACTCCTCGATCTCGGCCACCGCGCGTGTGTCGACACCGTAGAGGATCGCGGGACGCACGGGCGTGGAGTCGTCGTCGGCGAGGGCCACACACGGGCCCATGCCGCTGACGCCCACCGCCTCCACGGTCGCCTCAGGGTCGGCGGCGAGCAGTTCGTGGCTGAGCGAGCAGAACTCGTCCCACCAGATTTCCGGGGCCATCTCGACGTGGCCGGGCCGTGGCCGCCGAACGTCATGGGTTCTCGTTAAGGTCGCCAGCACGGTGCCGTCCAGGCTTGTCAGCACGCCTTTTGTGCTGGAGGTGCCGACGTCGATCCCGATCACTGCTGCAGTCATGGTGTTCGTCCGATCAGATGGAAATAGGTGTCGTTACGTCCCGGACGCTGTTGTCGCGGGAGGTGCGTGTGGAGTTGTAGAGCTGGCTTCGACAGGCTCAGCCAGCGTTGGCCGGGTTGGCTTCGACGGGCTCAGCCAGCGTTTCTGTGTGATCCCTGAGCTTGTCGAAGGGTGGTGGTCATTTCGACAAGCTCAATGACCGCTGGGCGGCTGTTCCCTGAGCCTGTCGAAGGGTGGTCCCTGAGCTTGTCGAAGGGTCGTCGTCTAGTAGGAGGCCAGAGGAACGGCTTTGCGAAGGGCACGGCCGGATGTGCCGCCCGCTCGTGGCTGGCCGGGGCCGAGATCCTGGCGGAACTCGTCCACGAGGTAGAGGGCCGCACCGGTCGCGACCGGTTGTGTGGTGTAGCTGCACGGCACGAGGAACGTCTCGGAGTGGCTGGCCAGGAAGCTCAGCCGGTCGACCTTCGAGCGCAGGGGAGTCATGTGGTCGCGGATGTGGGCACCGACGTCGCCGCCCAGGATGATGGTGCAGCCGAACAGGACGCGGATGTTGTGGATGGCCTGGGCGAGATCGGAGGTGTACCGGTCCCACACGTCCGACAAGGTGTCGTCGCCATCACCGAGCCGTGAGAAGAACCCCTCCAGCGAGCCGTCCGCATGCCGCGCCAGGACGCTCGCGTTGCAGTAGGCGTCCATGCATCCGTTCTGCCCGCAGTAGCAGCGCCGACCGCCCTGGTGTATGCGCAGGTGCCCGATCTCTCCCGCGAATTCCCCGTCGCCCCGGTAGATCTCGCCGTTGATCAGTACCGAGCCGCCGATGCTCTTCGACAAGCTGATGTAGAAGGCGTTGTCGACCCCGTGATCGGGCCAGAACTCGGCCAGGCCGGCAGCGTCCGAATCGTGGAGCAACCGGGTGCGGAACCTGAGGTGACGCCCGAAGTCGGCAGCGGTGATGCCGTAGTTGTCGATCACGCGCCCGTAGGTCACCTGCCCGGTGGTCTCGCTGATGAGACCGGGAACGGCGACCCCGACCCCGAGGATCCGATCCCGGTCGACGCCGGCGTCGGCCAGCAGGGTCTCCACCTCGGCGCCGACGAACGCGAAGTAGTCGTCCGACCGGGCGAAGTCGCGATGAGCCTGGCGCTGGCACAACACCTGCCGCTCGAGGTTCACGACCAGGCAGGTGACGCGGTCCTGCGTGACATCGACGCCCACAGCAAGCCTCCCGTCGGCCACGCAGGCGTACGCGATCGGGCTGCGACCGCCGTTGGAACCGGACGACAGCTTCGCGCCCTGCTCCAGGAGCCCCGCCTCCATGAAATGCGTCAGATATTTCGAGACGGTCGGGAGGCTGATCCCCAGAGCGCCGGCGATGTCGTTCTTCGTCGCCATGCCGCGTTCGCGGATGAAGTCGTAGATCGCGCGGCGGGTTCGTTTCCTGATGCCGGACGTCTTCATCTCTGGGTTCACCTCCCGGTTCGTGTGGTCAGCGTGAGTGTCCTGGCGCCCGATGTGAGAGGGGGCCCGCGTCCGGATCGGAAACCATCCTAGTGGGTTCGGCAGGAGTTACTCCTAACCGCCCCGCACTTGCGTGCCGCGTCGGCTGCACCCGGCCCGGGGCGCCGGGACCCCGGGCCGGGTGGGTGCCCCGGGGCGCGTGATGCGTCCACGCCCCGGGGCACGTCGGTGGGCCGCACGCTCATCTGCGCGCGTTGTAGAGGTTGCGCACTGCGTCGATCAGGACGGCGACGAAGATCATCAGGCCACCGGCCAGGGTGATGAGCGTCGACTCGATCCCGAGGATCGCCAGCCCCACCTGGATGACGGTG
It includes:
- a CDS encoding VWA domain-containing protein, which gives rise to MVPLISFMHPGRLWLALIAVAIGLLYVVLSQRLRAGGTKGRTRLDLVLPRDPALKRHLSVAAALLSVLSLVVAYAQPQDMTQVPRERATVVITIDVSRSMRAQDVSPSRIEAAQEAAKEFVDMLPTTFNVALVAFSGTASMVSPPTLDREAVKRAIDSLELAPATAVGEGIYTSLDALALAPADPDNPDEPAPGAIVLLSDGYTNIGRDSALAAQAAKDQNVPVYTIAYGTAGGYVYEQGVRVPVPVNHAELARVAQISGGKKYSAESLSDLKNIYQTLARSIGYEQVETEVTARYALLALVFGLLASMGVISLAARWP
- a CDS encoding FGGY-family carbohydrate kinase, whose amino-acid sequence is MTAAVIGIDVGTSSTKGVLTSLDGTVLATLTRTHDVRRPRPGHVEMAPEIWWDEFCSLSHELLAADPEATVEAVGVSGMGPCVALADDDSTPVRPAILYGVDTRAVAEIEEWTTRLGGDDAIIARCGSVLTTQAAGPKIAWVARHEPDVRARARRLFMPASWLVWNLTGAYVLDHQSASQCTPMYDIEARAWYTPWAEQIAPGIELPRLAWAGDAAGTVSAAAAEATGLPEGIPVTTGTIDAWAEALSVDAHNPGDLMLMYGTTMFFVNTVTEPVRSPSLWGTIGALPDTRNVAGGMATSGAITNWLRDLFGSPDFTELVAEADAAGPGAHGLLMLPYFAGERTPLMDPAARGVVAGLTIDHTRGDLYRAALEATGLAVRHNIEAIEAAGGRIDRIVAVGGGTKGDVWTQIVSDISGRPQVIPRETIGASYGSAWLAACLKAPIPASEWNPPARTLTPRPQNAEGYAELYALYRELYPATASITHRLAARQNAAADR
- a CDS encoding ROK family transcriptional regulator; protein product: MKTSGIRKRTRRAIYDFIRERGMATKNDIAGALGISLPTVSKYLTHFMEAGLLEQGAKLSSGSNGGRSPIAYACVADGRLAVGVDVTQDRVTCLVVNLERQVLCQRQAHRDFARSDDYFAFVGAEVETLLADAGVDRDRILGVGVAVPGLISETTGQVTYGRVIDNYGITAADFGRHLRFRTRLLHDSDAAGLAEFWPDHGVDNAFYISLSKSIGGSVLINGEIYRGDGEFAGEIGHLRIHQGGRRCYCGQNGCMDAYCNASVLARHADGSLEGFFSRLGDGDDTLSDVWDRYTSDLAQAIHNIRVLFGCTIILGGDVGAHIRDHMTPLRSKVDRLSFLASHSETFLVPCSYTTQPVATGAALYLVDEFRQDLGPGQPRAGGTSGRALRKAVPLASY